A genomic stretch from Schaalia odontolytica includes:
- a CDS encoding RNA-binding protein, with the protein MKRRIVAAFVTALLPLGMTGCSIASKTSACEELSGPLKEAGVALVNARLGEAENPGESFTKLAEAYETASAKITNSEVKASVDQVAADWRTVAEKAQALSVDPQNADEEKSQDLQASFEQLNTHQTELFHTCGYKY; encoded by the coding sequence ATGAAGCGCCGCATCGTTGCAGCATTCGTCACCGCCCTCCTGCCCCTCGGCATGACCGGCTGTTCCATCGCATCGAAGACCTCCGCCTGCGAGGAACTTTCCGGCCCCCTGAAGGAAGCCGGCGTCGCCCTCGTCAACGCACGCCTGGGCGAGGCAGAGAATCCGGGCGAATCGTTCACGAAGCTCGCCGAAGCCTACGAAACGGCTTCCGCAAAGATCACCAACTCGGAAGTGAAGGCTTCTGTCGATCAGGTCGCGGCCGACTGGCGCACCGTCGCCGAGAAGGCTCAGGCCCTGTCCGTGGATCCGCAGAACGCGGACGAGGAGAAGAGTCAGGACCTCCAGGCGTCCTTCGAACAGCTCAACACCCACCAGACCGAGCTCTTCCACACGTGCGGCTACAAGTACTGA
- a CDS encoding alpha/beta hydrolase, whose protein sequence is MAFDPRRDVTVSSGAFSVDVDELCAAHTLMSAEDALSIVPARLALEVALGETEAVSGLVPEASAGLASAIEGALSALNSLEGEIDSLRWKLQEASLTYATAESGSSLWELVPGSPIGPQLSLRGLGMWALGPAVPVFAGATALVHGTQDASVHAGVPWLPTLLMPGLSALVTQKDLCDTVIDGVAFGYHSDEMSGARFQRDLGRFTLDVNSSPLYRGVARALAGMGVSQDLNSTSTQSASGVAALIAPWAAYVMLVDFGRGHGASYGVAVRGADGDTRIHPNGLGSRIPSSALDARTQSALAAMPAAAPDTHYAGVTTSADAIEHITEMRGGDADNGEIAIEEHVTVGEDGVATRSWTVDIRGTQSFDIGQAGPQDMTTNLQGVAGMSSDQLDAIKEAMNAAGIAPGEAVEFAGHSQGGIMAAQMAADPSVRARYNVVSVVTAGSPTATIAPSDVPVLSYENSGDIVPGLDGNGTRGDNVTTVAFRDYEATCHADDPVPCSHSAPLYVDEIRRTLAAARTSSDPGLTALAAAEARRTQALGLTQNTQTTIHHYQTRRITQG, encoded by the coding sequence ATGGCATTCGATCCGCGCCGCGACGTGACCGTCAGTTCTGGGGCCTTTAGCGTCGATGTCGACGAGCTGTGCGCCGCGCATACCCTCATGAGCGCAGAGGACGCGCTCTCGATCGTGCCAGCCCGGCTTGCCCTCGAAGTCGCGCTCGGCGAGACGGAAGCGGTGTCCGGACTCGTCCCGGAGGCCTCCGCGGGCCTCGCGTCCGCGATCGAGGGCGCCCTGTCCGCCCTCAACTCCCTCGAGGGGGAGATCGACTCCTTGCGGTGGAAACTCCAGGAAGCGTCCCTCACCTACGCGACTGCCGAATCCGGATCATCCCTGTGGGAGCTCGTCCCAGGAAGCCCAATTGGCCCGCAGCTGAGCCTGCGAGGACTGGGCATGTGGGCATTGGGACCCGCAGTCCCCGTGTTTGCCGGTGCTACGGCGCTCGTTCACGGCACCCAGGATGCCTCGGTGCACGCAGGGGTACCCTGGCTGCCCACCCTCCTCATGCCCGGTCTCAGCGCATTGGTCACGCAGAAGGACCTGTGCGACACCGTGATCGACGGGGTGGCCTTCGGATACCACTCGGACGAGATGTCGGGTGCTCGCTTCCAACGCGACCTCGGCAGGTTTACCCTGGACGTCAACTCCTCACCCCTCTACCGCGGCGTCGCGCGGGCCCTCGCGGGGATGGGGGTCAGCCAGGACCTGAACTCGACGTCCACCCAATCCGCCTCCGGGGTCGCCGCCCTCATCGCGCCGTGGGCGGCGTACGTCATGCTGGTTGACTTCGGCCGCGGCCACGGAGCCAGCTACGGAGTAGCGGTGCGAGGTGCGGATGGAGACACCCGCATTCACCCCAACGGGCTTGGCTCCCGGATACCCTCGAGTGCCCTCGACGCACGCACGCAGTCCGCGCTCGCGGCCATGCCCGCAGCTGCCCCCGACACCCACTACGCAGGTGTCACCACCAGCGCCGACGCGATCGAGCACATCACCGAGATGCGTGGGGGAGACGCCGACAACGGAGAGATTGCGATCGAAGAACACGTGACGGTCGGGGAGGACGGGGTGGCGACGCGCTCGTGGACCGTCGACATCCGGGGCACCCAATCGTTCGACATTGGGCAAGCGGGACCACAGGACATGACCACCAACCTGCAGGGCGTGGCCGGGATGAGCTCGGACCAGCTCGACGCTATCAAGGAAGCCATGAACGCGGCGGGCATCGCTCCGGGCGAGGCCGTCGAATTCGCCGGCCACTCGCAGGGAGGAATCATGGCGGCCCAGATGGCCGCAGACCCTTCCGTGCGTGCCCGCTACAACGTCGTCTCAGTCGTTACCGCCGGTTCGCCTACCGCGACGATCGCGCCGAGCGACGTACCCGTCCTTTCCTACGAGAACTCCGGCGACATCGTCCCGGGATTGGATGGAAATGGTACTCGCGGTGATAACGTCACGACCGTGGCGTTCCGCGACTATGAGGCCACGTGTCACGCCGATGACCCCGTGCCCTGCTCGCACAGCGCGCCCCTGTACGTCGACGAAATTCGGCGCACCCTCGCCGCAGCCCGGACCTCGTCCGACCCGGGACTCACAGCTCTGGCAGCCGCCGAGGCCAGGCGCACCCAGGCGCTCGGCCTCACCCAGAACACGCAGACGACCATCCACCACTATCAAACGAGGCGCATCACCCAGGGGTGA
- a CDS encoding phage holin family protein → MDFIARLLATMAGLWVTILVVPSISIDSSSASQTVIVLAVVALVFTAVNSIIKPVVTTLAFPLYLVTFGLFALVTNSLLFSLTGWLSTSLGFPMTTGGFWSCLAGAIITSVVSALVSGILRDKKDNKD, encoded by the coding sequence ATGGATTTCATTGCACGTTTGTTGGCTACGATGGCCGGGCTGTGGGTCACGATCCTCGTGGTTCCATCAATTTCGATCGACTCATCGTCGGCCTCGCAGACCGTGATCGTTCTAGCGGTCGTTGCCCTGGTGTTCACTGCGGTGAACTCAATCATTAAGCCGGTCGTCACGACTCTTGCCTTCCCCCTGTACCTGGTGACTTTTGGATTGTTCGCACTGGTCACCAACTCTCTGCTGTTCTCGCTCACGGGCTGGCTTTCGACGTCTCTGGGCTTCCCCATGACGACGGGTGGCTTCTGGTCGTGCCTGGCGGGCGCAATCATCACCTCCGTGGTGTCCGCGCTTGTCTCGGGCATCCTCCGAGACAAGAAGGATAATAAGGACTAA
- a CDS encoding YwiC-like family protein, with protein sequence MRKLARDGWISDQHGAWTMMAFPPLLGWALSFTFSWMVVLMLVAWAMAFQMFSAVCLWVKTPAKRRSRIAPAVITYAVLAALPGATLLALRPQLLWWAIAFAPLASSALYLVWKGRERSLSARAASILAGNIMGPVAFSLAIADGSPAAVTLHAWATCAAFGLHYIGTVPLVRSMIRGRKDPRWAVGSTLLHAAFTLCAAVAWWFGALTIWPVLMWACLTARAWVMPTLNRTRARPFSPKMIGFSELGWSILLIASLLIP encoded by the coding sequence ATGCGCAAGCTTGCCCGCGACGGCTGGATCTCCGACCAGCACGGCGCGTGGACGATGATGGCTTTCCCGCCGCTGCTCGGGTGGGCACTGTCCTTCACCTTCTCGTGGATGGTCGTCCTCATGCTGGTCGCATGGGCGATGGCATTCCAGATGTTCTCCGCCGTGTGCCTGTGGGTCAAAACGCCCGCCAAGCGCCGCTCCCGCATCGCCCCCGCGGTCATCACCTACGCCGTGCTCGCAGCCCTCCCCGGTGCCACTCTCCTGGCCCTGCGCCCACAGCTGCTGTGGTGGGCGATCGCCTTCGCGCCCCTGGCCTCGTCGGCGCTCTACCTCGTGTGGAAGGGCCGCGAGCGCTCCCTGAGCGCCCGCGCGGCTTCGATCCTGGCGGGTAACATCATGGGACCCGTGGCCTTCTCGCTGGCGATCGCTGATGGTTCACCGGCCGCGGTAACGCTCCACGCGTGGGCGACGTGCGCCGCGTTCGGCCTGCACTACATCGGCACGGTTCCTCTGGTTCGTTCGATGATCCGAGGCCGCAAGGACCCGCGCTGGGCAGTGGGTTCCACGCTGTTGCACGCGGCGTTCACGCTGTGCGCGGCCGTGGCGTGGTGGTTCGGTGCGTTGACGATCTGGCCCGTCCTCATGTGGGCGTGTCTGACCGCGCGCGCGTGGGTCATGCCGACGCTGAACCGGACCCGCGCGCGCCCCTTCTCTCCCAAGATGATCGGCTTTAGCGAACTCGGCTGGTCGATTCTCCTCATCGCCTCGCTGCTGATCCCGTAA
- a CDS encoding heavy-metal-associated domain-containing protein — protein sequence MTTEIDRTIELSVDGMTCGHCVMSVSEELREIPGVKNVEVILNSGGTSKVTVLTDTPLDDAALGDAVSEAGFTLVGVTRDF from the coding sequence ATGACCACCGAGATCGATCGCACGATCGAACTGTCCGTCGACGGCATGACCTGCGGTCACTGCGTCATGAGCGTCAGCGAGGAGCTGCGCGAGATCCCCGGCGTCAAGAACGTCGAGGTCATCCTGAACTCGGGCGGCACCTCCAAGGTGACGGTCCTGACCGACACCCCCCTGGACGACGCGGCGCTGGGCGACGCGGTGTCCGAGGCCGGCTTCACGCTGGTTGGCGTCACGCGCGACTTCTGA
- a CDS encoding pyridine nucleotide-disulfide oxidoreductase — MTDPNAPLREVRRWMRVSTPVNKAAAAGLRGRLPQIAGPLMIGALGVGALGAGIAWRALSSTRGTGRTQRFADLATSVLESAFPTRSDKSGSSEAATSTRGPRRVIHVEVGEGFGRPSLVSIDVVVRPSDPLADSEDATRALDAITRAAWDNPEMAPVSVRARVLVAHDDASDLEAPGVQTDTVADMSALGFADEIARPDELYDRYGAPDCDPAWRP, encoded by the coding sequence ATGACCGACCCTAACGCCCCGCTGCGCGAGGTGCGCCGATGGATGCGCGTCTCGACCCCCGTGAACAAGGCGGCCGCTGCGGGCCTGCGCGGACGCCTTCCGCAGATCGCCGGGCCCCTCATGATCGGTGCGCTCGGTGTGGGCGCACTGGGCGCGGGCATCGCGTGGCGTGCCCTGTCCTCGACCAGGGGAACCGGGCGCACGCAGCGCTTCGCAGACCTGGCGACCTCAGTGCTCGAGTCCGCCTTCCCCACGCGCAGCGACAAGTCCGGCTCCTCCGAAGCCGCCACCTCGACTCGCGGCCCGCGCCGCGTCATCCACGTCGAGGTCGGCGAAGGCTTCGGCCGCCCCTCCCTCGTCTCCATCGACGTGGTCGTACGGCCTTCCGACCCGCTGGCCGACAGCGAGGACGCGACGCGCGCACTCGACGCGATCACCCGCGCGGCCTGGGACAACCCCGAAATGGCACCCGTCAGCGTACGCGCCCGAGTCCTCGTCGCCCACGACGACGCCAGCGACCTTGAGGCCCCCGGCGTCCAAACCGACACGGTCGCCGACATGAGCGCCCTGGGCTTTGCCGACGAGATCGCGCGCCCCGACGAGCTCTACGACCGCTACGGCGCGCCCGACTGCGACCCCGCCTGGAGGCCGTGA
- a CDS encoding alpha/beta hydrolase: MKRRPRRRYRAIRRVPQAYPGLYLRLKVAPVIPALAATVAVGAVAEIPTLPQDVRDRARSLSDDMGTTISEKSQRIFFDTPGLDTLLIRSLSHVARRTAIVGRAWARTVVAVGADKDGRMARMLPLIPKRGYDALMTGMLTVGTAVGALRGGEVHVALLRDSDADPAVQDPLPGHPEAQIRRVDAPELLSDMCADIDELYWSRTIGPAVKITRVGEGDARRWLLSLVGTESMTWRSTNNPADAETNIRLMLGLESAMSVGVVQALHDAMERDGVPAERWPSEPVLICGHSQGGIVAAALASVPAREAGVNVAGILSTGGPNRRIRVRPEVVTVAVYHDQDVMPSLDGSPDRAPDRRVTVGRSLVRPRTRPLYYAHSSSTYTETVRLLERKVRVTPWGRLASSMAALQDFLPTPGEATRVMHYEIWQDILTPTPEGTWDTVAALERGGTYDAVTYPIDYARTAPRLPRVARARRRSALPALRARVFSAFSALRKDRS, from the coding sequence ATGAAGCGACGCCCGCGTCGGCGCTACCGCGCGATCCGCCGCGTCCCCCAGGCCTACCCAGGCCTCTACCTTCGCCTCAAAGTCGCCCCGGTCATCCCCGCCCTCGCGGCCACGGTCGCCGTCGGCGCGGTCGCCGAAATTCCCACTCTGCCTCAGGACGTTCGCGACCGGGCACGCTCACTCTCCGACGACATGGGAACGACGATCAGCGAAAAATCCCAGCGGATCTTCTTCGATACCCCGGGCCTCGACACACTCCTCATCCGCTCCCTGTCCCACGTCGCGCGACGCACCGCGATCGTGGGGCGCGCGTGGGCGCGTACGGTCGTCGCGGTCGGCGCGGATAAGGACGGACGCATGGCCCGCATGCTCCCGCTTATCCCTAAGCGGGGATACGACGCCCTCATGACCGGCATGCTCACGGTCGGCACGGCGGTGGGCGCGCTGCGCGGCGGGGAAGTCCACGTCGCCCTCCTGCGCGACTCCGACGCCGACCCCGCGGTGCAGGACCCGCTGCCGGGCCACCCAGAGGCCCAGATCCGCCGAGTGGACGCTCCCGAGCTACTGTCCGACATGTGCGCCGACATCGACGAGCTCTACTGGTCGCGCACGATCGGCCCAGCCGTCAAGATCACCCGCGTCGGCGAGGGCGACGCGCGCCGCTGGCTCCTCTCCCTCGTCGGCACCGAGTCGATGACCTGGCGTTCCACGAACAACCCCGCCGACGCCGAGACGAACATCCGCCTCATGCTCGGCCTCGAAAGTGCGATGAGCGTCGGCGTCGTCCAGGCCCTGCATGACGCCATGGAACGCGACGGAGTGCCCGCCGAGCGCTGGCCGAGCGAACCCGTCCTCATCTGCGGGCACTCACAGGGAGGGATCGTTGCCGCAGCCCTCGCCTCCGTCCCCGCGCGCGAGGCCGGCGTCAACGTTGCCGGAATCCTGTCCACGGGTGGTCCCAACCGGCGCATCCGTGTGCGTCCCGAGGTGGTGACCGTTGCCGTCTACCACGATCAGGATGTCATGCCGAGCCTTGATGGCTCACCCGACCGGGCCCCCGATCGGCGGGTGACCGTCGGCCGCAGCCTCGTGCGGCCTCGTACTCGTCCCCTGTACTACGCGCACTCGTCGTCGACGTACACCGAGACCGTGCGACTTCTCGAACGCAAAGTGCGCGTGACCCCGTGGGGTCGGCTTGCCTCGTCGATGGCCGCCCTGCAGGATTTCCTGCCCACCCCGGGGGAGGCCACGCGCGTCATGCACTACGAGATCTGGCAGGACATCCTGACCCCCACCCCCGAAGGCACGTGGGACACGGTCGCCGCTCTCGAACGAGGCGGCACCTACGATGCCGTCACCTACCCGATCGACTACGCGAGGACTGCGCCCCGTCTACCGCGCGTCGCCCGCGCGCGCCGACGCTCGGCGCTGCCCGCGCTGCGTGCCCGCGTGTTCTCCGCATTTTCCGCTCTCAGAAAGGACAGGTCATGA
- the hisC gene encoding histidinol-phosphate transaminase, protein MTKLRIRPAVAALPRYVPSKTAPGAVKISSNEMPSPPSPEVLEAIARELETINRYPDLTAAPLREALARRFGVGADQVCVGTGSSAILLAALSAVCQGGSQVVFPWRSFESYPIAIPSVGGDPVPVELLPDATHDLDAMRAAINPSTVAVIVCSPNNPTGPALTYEEIATFVADVPDDVMIIVDEAYIDFATAPGVRTAVSLIEDHPNVIVMRTFSKAHALAGVRVGYAIGDPDVIGAIQALLVPFGVSSLALAAALASLKDSEGVQRAVAEIIDERERIIPALRDLGYDIPDSQSNFYLIRGDVYGLVEECARVGLIVRPFRVGVRVSVGSREQNDLFLSVATEFARTAGIGA, encoded by the coding sequence ATGACCAAGCTGCGCATTCGTCCCGCCGTCGCCGCTCTTCCGCGCTACGTGCCGAGCAAGACGGCTCCCGGTGCTGTCAAGATCTCCTCGAACGAAATGCCGAGCCCGCCGAGCCCCGAGGTGCTCGAGGCGATAGCCCGCGAGCTCGAGACGATCAATCGATACCCGGACCTGACGGCCGCGCCCCTGCGTGAGGCCCTCGCCCGGCGCTTCGGCGTCGGCGCCGACCAGGTGTGCGTCGGCACCGGTTCCTCGGCGATTCTTCTCGCTGCGCTGTCCGCCGTCTGCCAGGGCGGCAGTCAGGTCGTCTTCCCCTGGCGCTCCTTCGAGTCCTACCCGATCGCGATTCCCTCCGTGGGAGGCGACCCGGTGCCTGTGGAGCTGCTCCCGGACGCCACCCACGACCTGGATGCTATGCGTGCGGCCATCAATCCCAGCACCGTCGCGGTGATCGTCTGCTCGCCGAACAACCCGACGGGCCCCGCCCTCACCTACGAGGAGATCGCCACCTTCGTCGCCGACGTCCCCGACGACGTCATGATCATCGTCGACGAGGCCTACATCGACTTTGCGACCGCCCCCGGCGTGCGCACCGCTGTCTCTCTGATTGAGGACCACCCCAACGTCATCGTCATGCGCACCTTCTCCAAGGCCCACGCCCTGGCAGGCGTGCGCGTCGGCTACGCGATCGGCGATCCCGATGTTATCGGCGCGATCCAGGCTCTCCTCGTACCCTTCGGTGTCAGCTCCCTCGCCCTCGCCGCGGCCCTCGCCTCCCTGAAGGACAGCGAGGGCGTCCAGCGAGCCGTCGCCGAGATCATCGACGAACGCGAACGCATCATCCCGGCACTGCGCGACCTCGGATACGACATCCCCGACAGCCAGTCGAACTTCTACCTGATCCGCGGGGATGTCTACGGCCTCGTCGAGGAATGTGCCCGCGTCGGCCTCATCGTGCGCCCCTTCCGTGTGGGCGTGCGAGTCTCGGTCGGCTCGCGCGAGCAGAATGACTTGTTCCTGTCTGTGGCCACCGAATTTGCTCGAACTGCGGGTATCGGCGCGTAG
- the purB gene encoding adenylosuccinate lyase: protein MSDTMTLFSTAHGYSDLAGGGEALSPLDGRYRAVAAPLANYLSEAGLNRARVHVEIEWLIFLLDNSVLPGAPTLSDAERDYLRALPRDFGADHIKRLGEFEAVTRHDVKAVEYLIGEYLEAASSVLGEGTSLPSLREVVHIFCTSEDINNLAYALTIKAATEQVWLPAIRALRDRLRGLAEAGASVPMLAHTHGQPATPVTVGKEMAVFAHRLSRQIRRVEATEYLGKINGATGTWAAHVVSVPGADWPALARAFVEGLGLTWNPLTTQIESHDWQAELYSDVARAGRIAHNLATDAWTYISMDYFHQNLAAQGSTGSSTMPHKVNPIRFENAEANLEVSNALLDSLGATLVTSRMQRDLTDSTTQRNVGVAFGHAVLAYDNLVRGLDGVEINGARMAQDLDANWAVLGEAVQQAMRAAAIAGATGMANPYERLKELTRGHEVGETDMREFIAGLGLPAEVEERLLALTPATYVGLSERLASWEA from the coding sequence ATGAGCGACACGATGACACTGTTCTCCACTGCCCACGGCTATTCGGACCTGGCGGGCGGGGGTGAAGCGCTCAGCCCCCTGGACGGCCGCTACCGCGCGGTCGCCGCGCCCCTGGCGAACTACCTATCCGAGGCGGGCTTGAACCGGGCTCGCGTCCACGTTGAGATCGAGTGGCTGATTTTCCTGCTCGACAACTCGGTGCTGCCGGGAGCTCCGACGCTTTCCGACGCGGAGCGCGACTACCTGCGCGCCCTGCCGCGCGACTTCGGTGCCGATCACATTAAGCGCTTGGGCGAGTTCGAGGCGGTCACCCGCCACGACGTCAAGGCCGTCGAGTACCTGATCGGCGAATACCTGGAGGCTGCGTCCTCCGTCCTGGGTGAGGGCACGTCGCTGCCCTCGCTGCGCGAGGTCGTCCATATTTTCTGCACCTCCGAGGACATTAACAACCTCGCGTACGCGCTGACGATTAAGGCGGCGACCGAGCAGGTGTGGCTGCCGGCGATCCGCGCGCTCCGGGACCGCCTGCGCGGCCTGGCCGAGGCCGGGGCGTCCGTTCCCATGCTGGCGCACACGCACGGCCAGCCGGCGACCCCGGTGACGGTCGGCAAGGAGATGGCGGTATTCGCCCACCGCCTGTCTCGCCAGATCCGGCGCGTAGAGGCCACGGAGTACCTGGGCAAGATCAACGGCGCGACGGGCACGTGGGCGGCGCACGTCGTGTCGGTGCCGGGCGCGGATTGGCCGGCGCTGGCTCGCGCTTTCGTTGAGGGACTGGGCCTGACGTGGAACCCGCTGACGACGCAGATCGAGTCGCACGACTGGCAGGCGGAGCTGTATTCGGACGTGGCGCGCGCGGGCCGCATCGCGCACAATCTGGCGACGGACGCGTGGACGTACATTTCGATGGATTACTTCCACCAGAACCTGGCGGCGCAGGGCTCGACTGGCTCGTCGACGATGCCGCACAAGGTCAACCCGATCCGCTTCGAGAACGCGGAGGCGAACCTGGAGGTGTCGAACGCGCTGCTGGATTCGCTGGGCGCGACGCTGGTGACCAGCCGCATGCAGCGTGACCTGACGGATTCGACAACGCAGCGCAACGTGGGCGTCGCGTTTGGTCACGCGGTGCTGGCCTACGACAACCTGGTGCGCGGCCTGGACGGGGTCGAGATCAACGGGGCGCGGATGGCGCAGGATCTGGACGCGAATTGGGCGGTGCTGGGCGAGGCCGTCCAGCAGGCGATGCGCGCCGCAGCGATCGCGGGCGCGACCGGCATGGCGAACCCGTACGAGCGCCTCAAGGAGCTCACCCGCGGCCACGAGGTGGGCGAGACCGACATGCGTGAGTTCATCGCGGGCCTGGGTCTACCGGCCGAGGTGGAGGAGCGCCTCCTCGCGCTGACCCCCGCGACCTACGTCGGCCTGTCCGAGCGCCTGGCGAGCTGGGAGGCCTGA
- a CDS encoding metallophosphoesterase: MSTHAEALLQGATVASLRRGRGLLRTAGALVGGLGLAGLAAGGAALAWGSIERTMPVLRRYDVPVRAHVPEVTILQIADLHLFPGQEFLLRFLSDVAASERFDMVVATGDNFGSVDALDMVMEAYRPFLSYPGAFVLGSNDYYSPTHKRWSRYLSRSKPRPARVVPDLPYLPMVRQMCQAGWLDLSNASGTLHLPTGTVSLLGTDDAHIHRDRLGAPASSWATPDALRLGVTHAPYTRVVSALTSTGSDLILAGHTHGGQIGIPGVGAIITNCDISRSYAKGLKRWKAPDGAEAWLHVSAGLGTSPYAKVRIATRPEASLLHVHPA, from the coding sequence ATGAGCACTCATGCGGAAGCGTTGCTTCAGGGGGCTACGGTCGCGTCCCTTCGACGAGGCCGTGGCCTCCTGCGCACCGCCGGCGCGCTCGTCGGCGGGCTGGGGCTTGCGGGGCTGGCAGCGGGTGGTGCCGCGCTAGCCTGGGGTTCGATTGAGCGCACCATGCCGGTCCTGCGACGCTATGACGTTCCGGTTCGCGCCCATGTCCCCGAGGTCACGATCCTCCAGATTGCGGATCTACACCTGTTCCCGGGGCAAGAGTTCCTCCTGCGTTTCCTCTCGGACGTAGCCGCCTCGGAGCGTTTCGACATGGTCGTGGCGACCGGCGATAACTTCGGGTCCGTCGACGCTCTCGACATGGTCATGGAGGCGTATCGCCCGTTCTTGTCCTACCCGGGCGCTTTCGTGCTCGGTTCTAATGACTACTATTCGCCGACCCACAAGCGATGGAGTCGCTATCTGTCCCGCTCGAAGCCACGTCCGGCGCGCGTCGTTCCCGATCTCCCCTATCTGCCGATGGTGCGTCAGATGTGCCAGGCCGGCTGGTTAGACTTGTCGAACGCGTCCGGAACGCTTCACCTGCCCACGGGTACGGTGTCTCTCCTGGGCACGGACGACGCACATATTCACCGGGATCGCCTGGGAGCTCCGGCCTCGTCGTGGGCAACACCCGACGCCTTGCGCCTCGGGGTGACGCACGCGCCGTATACCCGAGTCGTCTCCGCGCTTACCTCGACGGGATCCGACCTGATCCTCGCGGGGCATACTCACGGCGGCCAGATCGGCATTCCCGGAGTCGGGGCAATCATCACGAACTGCGATATCTCGCGCTCCTACGCGAAGGGCTTGAAGCGGTGGAAGGCTCCCGACGGCGCTGAGGCGTGGCTGCATGTCTCGGCCGGCCTAGGAACCTCCCCCTACGCAAAGGTTCGCATCGCAACGCGTCCAGAGGCCTCTCTGCTGCACGTGCATCCTGCGTAG
- a CDS encoding metal-sensitive transcriptional regulator yields MSNEHGYHGNTENHLARLRRIEGQVRGLQRMISQGEYCIDILTQVSAVQSALDSVAVNLLKDHMNHCVVTAARESDEAAQAKVDEAAAAIARLIKS; encoded by the coding sequence ATGAGCAACGAACACGGCTACCACGGCAACACCGAGAATCATCTCGCGCGCCTGCGCCGCATCGAAGGCCAGGTGCGCGGCCTGCAGCGCATGATCTCGCAGGGCGAGTACTGCATCGACATCCTCACGCAGGTCTCCGCCGTCCAGTCCGCGCTCGATTCGGTCGCGGTCAACCTGCTCAAAGACCACATGAACCACTGCGTCGTCACGGCGGCGCGCGAATCCGACGAGGCCGCGCAGGCCAAAGTCGACGAGGCGGCCGCGGCCATCGCGCGCCTCATCAAGTCCTAA
- a CDS encoding bile acid:sodium symporter family protein: MSTTDTVTTESPTLSSEDRSARIAVTVFPLLILAAFVIAMVTPDTFKPLAPGVSWALGVIMFGMGLTLTIPDFGLIVKRPLPVLVGVVAQYLIMPLVGWALCYVFRLPNEVAVGVILVGCAPGGTASNVISYLAKADVALSVTMTSISTLLAPLMTPLLTAWLVGSRMPVNGSAMAQNILLMVLAPVLGGFAVRFIAGKYVEKVLPILPWISVLGICYVLLVVVSGSVDKILTSGALIIAVVICHNLLGYLFGYLAGRVGRGSDKASRTTAIEVGMQNSALAATLAKTHFASTPETALPAAVFSVWHNLSGALLATFFRRWKNGGQA, from the coding sequence ATGTCCACAACTGACACAGTGACAACTGAATCTCCCACTCTTTCCTCGGAAGACCGCAGTGCGCGCATCGCCGTCACGGTCTTTCCCCTGCTGATCCTGGCGGCCTTCGTGATCGCCATGGTCACGCCCGATACCTTCAAGCCGCTGGCCCCCGGCGTCAGCTGGGCGCTCGGCGTCATCATGTTCGGCATGGGCCTGACCCTCACGATTCCTGACTTTGGGCTCATCGTGAAGCGCCCGCTACCCGTTCTCGTGGGCGTCGTCGCCCAGTACCTCATCATGCCCCTCGTCGGCTGGGCCCTGTGCTACGTGTTCCGCCTGCCCAACGAGGTCGCGGTCGGCGTCATCCTCGTCGGCTGTGCGCCTGGCGGTACTGCCTCCAACGTGATCTCCTACCTGGCGAAGGCAGACGTCGCTCTGTCGGTCACGATGACCTCGATCTCGACGCTGCTCGCGCCCCTCATGACGCCGCTGCTCACCGCCTGGCTGGTGGGGTCACGTATGCCGGTGAACGGCTCGGCGATGGCGCAGAACATCCTGCTGATGGTCCTCGCCCCCGTGCTCGGCGGTTTTGCCGTTCGCTTCATTGCGGGCAAGTACGTGGAAAAGGTCCTGCCGATTCTGCCCTGGATCTCGGTTCTGGGCATCTGCTACGTGCTGCTGGTCGTCGTGTCGGGCTCGGTCGACAAGATCCTGACCTCCGGCGCCCTCATCATCGCGGTCGTCATCTGCCACAACCTGCTCGGCTACCTCTTCGGCTACCTGGCCGGGCGTGTCGGCCGCGGCTCGGACAAGGCCTCGCGCACGACCGCGATCGAGGTCGGTATGCAGAACTCGGCGCTGGCCGCGACGCTGGCGAAGACTCACTTCGCCTCCACCCCGGAGACCGCGCTTCCGGCTGCCGTTTTCTCCGTGTGGCACAACCTGTCAGGCGCGCTGCTGGCGACGTTCTTCCGTCGCTGGAAGAACGGCGGCCAGGCCTGA